The following are from one region of the Pseudobacteriovorax antillogorgiicola genome:
- a CDS encoding 5'-3' exonuclease, whose protein sequence is MKLHLVDGTFELFKAYFSYPSTITSSGVEVGAVRGFLRSMFSLLKQDGVTHIAAAFDHTIESFRNDLFIGYKTGEGLEAELANQFPLVEDASQALGIVTWPMIEFEADDALASAAYKWKKLKSLEQIVICSPDKDLCQMVEGNRVITWDRIRKTNLDEGAVTEKFGIPPKSIPDYLALVGDSADGIPGVPRWGAKSTAQILQVFGCIENIPFDLEHWPKVRGGKSLLAQLLDHQDEVKLYKTLATLRRDVPIAETFAQLRWQGCDIKALKKLCKRIEDPAFLQSVETWQKQSQK, encoded by the coding sequence ATGAAACTTCATCTTGTTGATGGCACGTTCGAACTGTTCAAAGCCTACTTTTCCTACCCTTCCACAATCACCAGTTCAGGGGTGGAGGTGGGAGCCGTTCGCGGCTTCCTGAGAAGTATGTTCTCGCTTCTTAAGCAAGACGGTGTAACACATATTGCCGCTGCATTTGATCACACCATCGAATCCTTTCGCAACGACCTCTTCATTGGCTATAAAACGGGTGAAGGTTTGGAAGCCGAACTAGCAAATCAGTTTCCATTGGTGGAAGATGCCTCGCAAGCCCTAGGTATTGTCACCTGGCCAATGATTGAATTCGAAGCCGATGATGCATTAGCAAGCGCAGCTTACAAGTGGAAAAAGCTTAAATCACTTGAGCAAATCGTAATTTGCTCGCCAGACAAAGATCTCTGCCAGATGGTAGAAGGTAACAGAGTCATCACTTGGGATCGCATTCGTAAAACAAATCTCGATGAAGGTGCTGTCACAGAGAAATTCGGAATTCCCCCCAAATCGATTCCCGATTATCTCGCTTTGGTGGGAGATAGCGCGGATGGTATCCCCGGAGTTCCTCGTTGGGGCGCTAAGTCTACGGCACAGATTCTTCAGGTATTCGGTTGTATTGAGAATATCCCCTTTGACCTAGAGCACTGGCCCAAGGTTCGTGGCGGCAAGAGTCTACTAGCTCAACTACTGGATCATCAGGACGAAGTCAAACTATACAAGACTCTAGCCACCCTGCGTCGGGACGTTCCTATTGCTGAAACGTTTGCTCAGCTTCGCTGGCAAGGCTGTGATATTAAGGCACTGAAAAAGCTTTGCAAAAGAATTGAGGATCCTGCATTTCTGCAATCTGTGGAAACTTGGCAAAAGCAGTCACAGAAATGA
- a CDS encoding NAD-dependent epimerase/dehydratase family protein, with amino-acid sequence MLIAITGATSFWGSSLAMSFLMEGQNVLALSPHDPEGVFTKRAILNAAKGFKYDKFELDWNLLQVVSFDPDGIEKLRGDSRLSDVDVVWHLAEDESHDAHDSVATFGVNLTLTGQLHDIFSRASPYCQRFYFGSVLGSWGRDHDALREVIPKTPSFRNMYHASKWAAETNLFIQASQYGIPVTILRTPAILGHARTGWYGNQKTPLYDLIEAALYGTKQGKKAIRFGIPKDLKIPMVPINDLIDMAMDLTFLARDHHKNEVVHYSSEKLIEVERMMMMVNKLLGTKIRPGQPKKAYEKVANDILHRNQWFDHSQPRIEMRAAAEILGPRFQASQLDEQAVYKLAKVYVYDLIAQFEGKKKGFWHRLIQNLSLLGIQVKFSRPVLTLKELIGSKIL; translated from the coding sequence ATGTTAATTGCCATTACTGGCGCAACAAGTTTTTGGGGTAGTTCCCTTGCGATGAGCTTTCTTATGGAAGGCCAAAATGTTTTGGCGTTGAGCCCCCATGATCCTGAAGGTGTGTTCACGAAGCGAGCCATTCTTAACGCTGCCAAAGGCTTTAAGTACGATAAGTTCGAATTAGATTGGAACCTCCTCCAAGTGGTTTCGTTCGACCCTGATGGGATTGAGAAGCTTCGTGGCGACAGCCGACTGAGCGACGTTGATGTGGTTTGGCATCTGGCTGAAGATGAGAGCCATGACGCGCACGATTCAGTAGCAACATTTGGGGTCAATCTTACTTTGACTGGCCAGCTACACGATATTTTTTCTCGGGCTTCACCCTATTGCCAGCGGTTTTACTTTGGATCGGTCTTGGGCTCTTGGGGGCGCGACCACGATGCTCTTCGAGAAGTGATCCCCAAGACTCCGAGCTTTCGTAACATGTATCACGCTAGCAAGTGGGCAGCGGAAACCAATCTTTTTATCCAGGCGTCCCAGTACGGGATTCCTGTCACGATTTTAAGAACTCCTGCCATACTTGGCCATGCTCGTACGGGATGGTATGGAAATCAAAAGACGCCGTTATACGACCTGATTGAGGCTGCACTTTATGGAACCAAGCAAGGCAAGAAAGCCATTCGTTTCGGTATCCCAAAAGACCTTAAAATTCCTATGGTGCCCATCAATGACTTGATCGATATGGCGATGGACCTCACATTCCTAGCGAGAGACCACCACAAAAATGAAGTGGTTCATTATAGCAGTGAAAAGCTGATCGAGGTCGAGCGCATGATGATGATGGTTAATAAGCTATTGGGCACCAAAATTAGGCCAGGGCAGCCCAAAAAAGCCTATGAAAAAGTTGCAAACGATATCCTTCACCGTAATCAATGGTTTGATCACAGTCAGCCCCGGATTGAGATGCGGGCTGCAGCAGAAATTCTTGGTCCTCGGTTTCAAGCTAGCCAGCTAGACGAACAAGCCGTTTATAAGTTGGCCAAGGTTTACGTTTATGATTTGATTGCTCAGTTTGAAGGGAAGAAAAAGGGCTTCTGGCATCGTCTGATCCAGAACCTTTCTCTACTGGGGATTCAAGTGAAATTTTCCCGTCCTGTGCTCACTCTTAAAGAGCTAATCGGTTCTAAGATTCTATAG
- a CDS encoding acyl-CoA dehydrogenase family protein — translation MLTPSPETKAICERVARFIEQNLYPLEEEFLSYNWNDKWWEKLQELRRKVQGDGLWGLCLPKEFGGKALDIYQFSYIAEQLGRSPLGHYIFGCQAPDLGNIELLHQWGSREQKQRFLDPLVKGELRSCFGMTERQTAGSNPTLLKTRAEKIDGGYRINGEKWFTTSADGAAFCIVMAVTDPEASPHQRASMFLVPTDQEGFHLVQNISVMGHRGTGYFSHGELSLKDCIVGDESLIGERGRGFLLAQDRLGPGRIHHCMRWLGICQRVFQMICERAMSREISSSKRLADSDVIKSWIAELKCDIHSARLMVLDAAYKLSQGHGAKDEISMIKFYVASVLARVLDKGVQVHGALGMTDETVISFYYREERASRIYDGPDEVHKLSIAKRVLHDHR, via the coding sequence TTGCTCACTCCTAGCCCAGAAACGAAAGCTATCTGCGAGCGAGTTGCTCGTTTTATAGAACAAAACTTATATCCATTGGAAGAAGAATTTCTATCTTATAATTGGAATGACAAGTGGTGGGAGAAACTTCAAGAGCTTCGCCGCAAAGTCCAAGGCGATGGCCTGTGGGGGCTTTGTCTACCCAAAGAGTTTGGAGGTAAAGCTCTTGATATCTACCAATTTTCATATATTGCTGAGCAACTTGGTCGCTCGCCCCTTGGCCACTACATTTTTGGCTGCCAAGCACCCGATTTAGGCAATATCGAGTTACTTCACCAATGGGGTTCCCGAGAACAGAAGCAGCGTTTTTTAGATCCACTGGTTAAGGGAGAGCTACGCAGCTGCTTTGGGATGACAGAACGCCAAACAGCGGGCAGCAACCCAACCCTTCTTAAAACCCGCGCTGAAAAAATTGATGGTGGCTACCGTATCAACGGTGAGAAATGGTTTACTACATCTGCCGACGGTGCTGCATTTTGCATTGTTATGGCGGTCACAGATCCGGAAGCTTCCCCCCATCAAAGAGCCAGTATGTTTCTTGTCCCGACAGACCAAGAGGGCTTTCACTTGGTTCAGAATATTTCCGTCATGGGGCACCGAGGCACTGGGTATTTTAGTCATGGAGAATTGAGTCTCAAGGACTGCATTGTGGGAGACGAAAGCCTTATTGGCGAGCGAGGTCGTGGCTTTCTGCTTGCTCAAGATCGCCTGGGCCCAGGGCGAATTCACCACTGCATGCGTTGGCTGGGCATTTGCCAACGAGTATTCCAAATGATTTGTGAGCGTGCGATGTCGAGGGAAATCAGCAGCAGCAAACGTCTGGCGGATAGCGACGTGATCAAGTCTTGGATCGCAGAGCTTAAGTGCGATATCCACAGCGCTAGGCTGATGGTTTTGGACGCCGCCTACAAGCTCAGCCAAGGTCATGGTGCAAAAGATGAGATTTCTATGATCAAGTTCTACGTTGCCTCTGTGCTAGCAAGGGTCCTTGACAAAGGCGTGCAGGTGCACGGCGCCTTAGGAATGACCGACGAAACAGTGATCTCCTTCTACTATCGGGAGGAGCGGGCCTCACGGATCTATGATGGTCCGGATGAAGTTCACAAATTAAGCATCGCCAAGAGGGTACTCCATGACCATCGTTGA
- a CDS encoding DMT family transporter, with product MESIPYLGEAASLLSAMIWAVSMTFFTAYSKQLRPDQLNLFKHVIASLFLCLGVLIINPPWPEAPEVYLAFFLSGFVGLTLGDTALFAALSRLGAQNTSVSQCAVPPLTAILAFTFLQESLTFWEMLGMAITVIAVFLILSHRSSRSHFTLSKRQLVEGLFFAGVAALGQSSAVVIIRHYLQGTDVILGTTLRILPSLLILLAVTGYKGQLRSLLRFLKANPRGAITLSGVSFMGTFLGLLLMSLGAKYAKAGISSALTSTFPIWIIPVSAVVLKEPVSLRKTVWTVVAVAGIGVMLV from the coding sequence ATGGAATCAATTCCCTACCTTGGCGAGGCGGCATCGCTTCTTTCGGCGATGATATGGGCCGTATCGATGACCTTCTTCACAGCCTACTCAAAACAACTAAGGCCCGATCAGCTCAACCTCTTCAAACACGTGATCGCTAGCCTCTTCTTATGCCTCGGGGTTTTGATTATCAATCCTCCGTGGCCTGAGGCTCCAGAAGTGTATCTGGCATTTTTTCTATCGGGCTTTGTCGGTTTGACCCTTGGAGATACCGCCTTGTTCGCAGCCTTGAGCCGACTGGGAGCCCAAAACACTTCCGTTAGTCAATGCGCAGTTCCGCCTTTAACGGCCATTCTAGCCTTTACCTTTCTCCAAGAGTCTCTTACTTTTTGGGAAATGCTTGGCATGGCGATCACCGTCATTGCTGTCTTCCTAATCCTATCCCATCGCTCAAGTCGCAGCCATTTCACCCTAAGCAAGCGCCAGCTTGTAGAAGGTCTGTTTTTCGCTGGGGTCGCAGCATTGGGGCAATCGTCGGCGGTGGTGATCATCCGCCACTACCTTCAGGGTACTGACGTGATCTTGGGAACGACCCTTCGGATCTTGCCATCTCTTCTCATCCTACTAGCAGTGACCGGCTATAAGGGGCAGCTGAGATCCTTGCTACGATTTCTTAAGGCCAACCCGCGGGGAGCTATAACCCTAAGTGGAGTGTCGTTCATGGGAACGTTTCTTGGTCTTCTGCTTATGTCTCTTGGTGCGAAGTACGCAAAGGCTGGTATCAGCTCGGCCTTAACGTCGACCTTTCCAATCTGGATCATTCCAGTTTCAGCTGTGGTTCTGAAGGAGCCAGTGAGCCTTCGCAAGACGGTATGGACTGTCGTTGCTGTGGCCGGAATTGGGGTGATGCTCGTCTGA
- a CDS encoding TetR/AcrR family transcriptional regulator, translating to MTIVDIAPYVGPDQFKENLILQKRSSLDTIIHNYQDNIAIKKTKLLHKNLPIIMESAITICLHKGFSSLSLRDLCRETGLSMGGLYAYIGSKDTLLAMIIDHGADVVWHSLQRYLDHRHDPMDRLSTLIYYHLQLAEDMHPWFYFCFREIRSFPESARRKTLDRALQVEAMILDCLQRSAERKLIHESMSFDIFAGMIKALIQDWYMKRWKYRQKKVSLRQYHKEIMSLIETVTQGARQASPTIH from the coding sequence ATGACCATCGTTGATATCGCCCCCTATGTGGGCCCAGATCAATTCAAAGAAAACTTGATTCTACAAAAGCGCTCGTCCCTCGATACTATTATCCACAATTATCAGGATAACATCGCTATCAAGAAGACCAAGCTGCTTCATAAGAACTTGCCGATCATTATGGAGTCGGCCATCACCATCTGTCTCCACAAGGGGTTTTCGAGCCTATCCCTGAGAGACTTATGCCGTGAAACTGGCCTCAGTATGGGGGGCCTTTACGCCTATATCGGTAGCAAAGACACCCTCCTAGCTATGATCATCGACCACGGAGCAGACGTTGTTTGGCATAGCCTCCAGCGTTATCTCGATCATCGCCACGACCCCATGGATCGACTGTCCACACTTATCTACTATCATTTGCAACTTGCGGAAGACATGCACCCTTGGTTCTACTTCTGCTTTAGGGAGATTCGCTCCTTTCCTGAGAGTGCGCGACGCAAAACCTTGGACCGAGCGCTGCAAGTGGAAGCTATGATCTTGGATTGCTTGCAAAGGAGCGCAGAACGGAAGCTCATTCACGAATCCATGTCTTTTGATATTTTTGCCGGAATGATTAAAGCTCTGATCCAAGATTGGTATATGAAACGTTGGAAGTACCGTCAGAAAAAAGTCTCCTTACGGCAGTACCATAAGGAGATCATGAGCCTGATCGAAACCGTGACCCAAGGGGCTCGACAGGCATCGCCAACGATCCATTAA
- a CDS encoding phosphotransferase family protein, whose amino-acid sequence MTLNDQPSNVRPGEELNESKLRQFLANSSLDFDEGEAITIEQYPSGFSNLTYRISQGSQSFVLRKPPNGTKAKTAHDMKREFRVLNFLEDKYPLAPKALLYSDDESIIGSEFYIMENKVGLIIRRDLPKDLDLPPEDRRRQGFAALDAQIALHKLDASQWQSRSDPAQYVARQVAGWSERYRAARTDDSPDYEEIMSWLKDEQPKESHTSFIHNDFKLDNIIFNPEDPCQVIGILDWEMATVGDSLMDLGNSLAYWVQGDDPEFMKAFRTLPSHLEGYPTRREIVSYYGEQRQLNVDHFSYYYTFGLFRLAVIAQQIYYRFSLGQTKDPRFGQLIHGVKGLEKACQHSIATGQY is encoded by the coding sequence ATGACACTTAACGACCAGCCAAGTAATGTCAGGCCCGGTGAAGAATTGAATGAAAGCAAGCTTCGCCAGTTCCTTGCAAATTCGAGTCTCGACTTTGACGAAGGGGAAGCCATCACCATTGAGCAGTATCCATCAGGCTTCTCGAACCTTACCTACCGAATCTCACAAGGCAGCCAAAGCTTTGTATTGCGCAAGCCACCCAATGGAACCAAAGCCAAAACGGCTCATGATATGAAGCGAGAGTTTAGAGTCCTCAACTTTCTCGAAGACAAATACCCCCTTGCCCCGAAAGCCCTTCTCTACAGCGATGATGAAAGCATTATCGGCTCAGAATTCTATATTATGGAAAATAAAGTGGGGTTGATTATTCGTCGAGACCTGCCCAAAGACCTCGATCTTCCCCCTGAAGATCGAAGACGACAGGGCTTTGCTGCGCTGGATGCACAGATCGCACTCCATAAGCTAGACGCAAGCCAGTGGCAATCGCGATCGGACCCCGCACAATATGTGGCTCGCCAGGTGGCAGGCTGGTCTGAGCGCTATCGAGCTGCGCGAACCGACGACTCCCCAGACTATGAAGAGATAATGAGCTGGCTTAAAGATGAGCAGCCCAAAGAATCACATACGAGCTTCATTCACAATGATTTTAAGCTCGATAATATCATTTTCAATCCAGAAGATCCCTGCCAAGTGATTGGCATATTGGATTGGGAGATGGCTACAGTTGGCGATAGTTTGATGGATCTGGGTAATTCCCTAGCCTACTGGGTACAAGGGGACGACCCCGAATTTATGAAGGCATTTCGAACACTTCCTAGTCATCTGGAGGGCTACCCCACCAGACGCGAGATCGTTTCTTATTACGGCGAGCAACGTCAGCTGAATGTGGATCACTTTTCCTATTACTACACTTTCGGCCTCTTTCGTTTAGCTGTCATTGCTCAGCAAATCTATTATCGTTTTTCACTTGGCCAAACCAAAGACCCTCGCTTTGGCCAACTGATCCATGGCGTCAAAGGCTTGGAAAAAGCCTGTCAACACTCCATTGCTACTGGACAATACTAG
- a CDS encoding carbohydrate porin: protein MRFITKLLIVACSALSTVQVYGSELFEYHGYARVGGGWSERGTSQSCFALDNTWGKPFRLGNECGGLYAELSLVNWIKPSSETVAEPWFKSVFTLALASDLFDTWEATNDEDLVVALREAYIIGGNLLPFEADLWMGKRFYRRYDIHMHDFFIVANTGGRGAGIENIKIGDDSLHLALVQYRGDGDITIGDKTANPPIETTLDARYASGPLEFILIHGQHSAHDSSTGEKLYEGLNGQSLTSIYTMNLKEGFNKIYAQYGRGIYGAKTGDANGFFNFANTGAVVQKEDDITKKVVEESNSYRIANQYVQGFEGYDLAASIIYQGDDFGGYTLTSGKEAANRSLIMVGVRPSYYLSKTWKTTLDLGFVAISDNIVSSNDEKIQKDQQLTKATLALEAVNGKGYWARPSLRYFVTAASWDDDSADSIGGTLGFQNKDNEALTYGFQAEWWW from the coding sequence TTGAGGTTTATTACAAAATTGCTTATTGTTGCTTGCAGTGCCTTATCGACTGTACAAGTTTACGGAAGCGAACTCTTTGAGTATCACGGCTATGCTCGTGTTGGAGGAGGGTGGTCGGAGCGAGGCACCAGCCAAAGTTGCTTTGCTCTCGATAACACTTGGGGGAAACCCTTTCGATTGGGTAACGAGTGTGGTGGTCTTTATGCGGAATTAAGTCTTGTCAATTGGATAAAGCCCAGCTCGGAAACTGTGGCAGAGCCGTGGTTCAAGTCGGTCTTTACCTTAGCCCTTGCATCAGATCTTTTTGATACTTGGGAGGCTACCAATGATGAAGACCTAGTGGTGGCCTTGCGCGAGGCTTACATCATTGGCGGGAACCTTTTGCCATTTGAAGCAGACCTTTGGATGGGTAAAAGGTTTTATCGACGCTACGATATTCATATGCATGACTTCTTTATTGTTGCCAATACTGGCGGGCGCGGTGCAGGAATTGAAAATATAAAAATCGGTGACGATAGCCTCCACTTAGCCCTCGTCCAGTATCGGGGAGATGGGGACATTACAATTGGCGACAAGACCGCCAATCCTCCGATTGAAACCACCCTTGATGCACGATACGCCAGCGGCCCCTTGGAATTCATCTTGATCCATGGCCAGCACTCGGCTCATGATAGTAGTACTGGTGAAAAACTATACGAGGGCCTCAATGGTCAATCACTTACCAGCATCTATACCATGAATTTAAAGGAAGGATTCAATAAGATATATGCCCAGTATGGTCGTGGTATTTATGGCGCTAAAACTGGAGATGCGAACGGCTTTTTTAACTTTGCCAATACTGGGGCTGTAGTTCAAAAAGAAGATGACATCACAAAAAAGGTAGTCGAAGAGTCCAATAGCTATCGTATCGCAAATCAATATGTTCAGGGTTTCGAAGGCTATGATCTTGCTGCTTCGATCATTTATCAGGGAGACGATTTTGGCGGCTACACGCTAACTTCAGGTAAAGAAGCAGCGAATCGCAGCCTGATCATGGTTGGTGTTCGACCATCTTATTATTTAAGCAAAACATGGAAAACGACTCTCGATCTTGGTTTCGTTGCGATCAGCGATAACATTGTGTCAAGTAATGACGAGAAGATTCAAAAAGATCAACAACTAACAAAGGCAACCCTAGCTTTAGAAGCAGTCAATGGTAAAGGCTACTGGGCACGGCCTTCTCTTCGCTACTTTGTGACAGCAGCCTCTTGGGACGATGACTCCGCAGATAGTATCGGTGGAACTCTTGGCTTTCAGAACAAGGATAATGAAGCATTAACCTATGGTTTCCAAGCTGAGTGGTGGTGGTGA